TCAAGCCAAGCACGATCCCAGATAGACAATAAACAGAACAAAGACTTCAGGGATATTTACCTTTAGACATTACAACCAATGAGCATCCATTATGAGCTCCGGCTATGGCActaatgtaataattattttcccATTGTTCCATAATCCATTCCTATTAAAACAGATACATGAATTTGTCAGTTTATATcaagttcaaaacaaaaatagtaaaacatAATACAGATAAAACTGTATAGTTTACAAACATGATACTATGATATCACCAGCATCACAATAATGCCACCGCTGAAACATAAAATAGCTAACCTTATGAAGAAAGCAGGAAGAGAGTTCATAAACTTGTGCAGTGAAACCAGTGCCAGCATCCATAATGAGTGCCCAAAGATTAGTACAAGAAGCCACACTGCTGATAAATAAACCATCTTCATTCCCTTTATCAATGTGTTGGGCTAACCGCACATCGGCGACATTATAATGATACCTAAATCAAAAGATATTTCTTTAGGCTCCTACATTTTAAAATCACTGGAGAAAACATGCAACATCAGAAGAAAACCTTTGCTTCATTGGTCGACGAGCATTGTAAACACTAATCCATTGTGTAGCAGGCATTCCCATTCGAACCTTTTTTTTAGGCTGTTCATCGTCATCATCTTCCATGGTCAAACGCCCCCTCTTATGGCCAACCTGACATATAAGCTACACAATAATAGCCCAAAAAGGGCAGTAAGAGTCAGAATTTAAAAGTGTAAACAATAAATAGTAAATTCTaaagtaataatatcatgaaGTACCTTCTGAGCACCCTCGGTGTTTATTGGCCTGATATCTGGATTTGGGCCCACGATTCCATCAAAGAGGGATATATATTTTGCATAATTTGGTTCTTCATCAAACTTCAAATTCACTACATATTCAACAAACTGCCGGAAAGGTTGAGGACAAAAGCAACACAATGTTTCTGGAGAGGTGGCCATCTTTTTTTTGCAGACAAGAAACCCTTTATTTTCCCCCTGTAACAACAAACTTTATAAgaatcatattttcatttaccATCAGGTACTGGTactaaaatgattatatttgaaACAGTCATAACCTGATATCCTTGCCAGGGAAGCCGACCCCGAAGAAGGAACACAAGAGTATAAGCAAGAGATTCCAAGTCATCTCTCCTGCTACCTGTTCTACCAAGATGAGCATGCACACTAGCATAACGAACTGTGCCCCTGTGGCAAGAATATACCTCACAATCATTCAAAACCTGCATGTTGACTAAGGTTTGTagatatttaacaaataatttaccTAAAAACATCTGGACGCTGATCGTATTCAACATGAAGGCCAGTCGAATTATCACGCCACCGAGTTGCTGGATAGATGAATTGGGAGTGTCATATGAGCATCCAAATTATGAGAAATTAGGCATGTTCATTGACAATGGACATATCAAGGGCAATGTAGTGTACTTACCTAACCCAAGATCAACAAGAAACAACTTCTTTTCATCTGGAGTTCCAGGGGGTCCAAGCAAAAAATTCTCAGGCTTTACATCACCATGCACATATCTGCAATAATGACAGAGAATGATGAAATGttcttgaaacaaaaatatactcAAGAATCATTTCAGTTAAACAATACAAgcatatacaaaagaaaataaaatccagAGTTCctgataaaaaattcaaacagatcCAAATTTTATAATCCCAAAtcgttttataaatataaatgctGCTCATTCAGAGAAATAGGATATGTTTCTCCATCATCATGTCACCAAAAGGTAACAACAAATTATTGACCATGTTTTTCTAACAcgataaacaaaatttaaattgatatgGTCACATCAGTGGGGAAGCATTCTGGACTGAGCAACAtgtcaatgaaaataaaaaccagaaacaaatcataaacataatcAGGAAAAGGAGCATCACCCTCTAGAATGCATCTTCTCTAATATGGAGATAGCCTCAATTGCAATACATGCTACCATTTCAGTAGACATGCTGAAAtcccaaaaacaaaaagaaacatagTTAGCTATTAAATAAAAGTTCgaacattaagaaaaaaaagaataattacaCTTCAATATTTCACATAGATACTCACGTGTGAGAGTTGTTATTCCAAACATCCCACAGACTGGGACCAAGCATATCCATTACCTGTATGTAAAGTTTAGTTATAAAAACATTTAGAGACAACCACAAGCCTCCATCCATCAGTTAAAAATTCATGAACACATACCATAATATAGTAGTCACCTTGCCGTCCCTTGAAATGTACTCGTGGAACACCATGACTACCGCCTAATGCACTACAAGACAAAATCACAGCAAAGTTAGCACTTAATATCCATAACAAAGTGAGACCACAGCCGAGCAACTCCATCACGtgggaagaaaaaaattcaactcACTTGTAAACCTGCCACTCGTATGGCGGTCCATAGTTGCACCCCTTGCTGCTTCTATGTTCAAATTTTAAAGCTACCTATAGTCATTAGAGCAACAAGTGGATAGCAACAAATCCAATATGTATCATTCAAATACAATTGTAAACCAAAGACCACATGCTAAGACCATACCTCAACAGCACCGGCACCAGTCCGTTCGCTAGAATTCGTAACTCCTATCCGCCGACCAACATAGACTTGCCCAAATCCTCCCTTCCCAAGTTTTCTCTCAATTCTATACAAAGGAGAACCACCAACTTGAACCTGTTGCAAACAAAAATACACAAAAGATTAATTTCCAACGTGTACAAAAATTATTCCATATTAGTACCTTtggtttaaatttttcatttcatttatcCAAAGATTAGAAACAGCGATAATAAAAAAGATCTAAGAACCAAACTTGAGCTCAGCGGAGCGACATAGGACTATTTAGCATGCAAGCTGCTGTAAGATGTTCAGCGTTCCACAACGGAAAAGAAACAACACAGGGAAGCAATACATATAATCAGAACATTGAGCGGATAAAGTTATGCTTGTACATTTTTCCAGAACTCAAACTACAGAGAAAATATGTGAAACTAAAATCACCTTCTCCGGAAGAGGAGCAGTGCTGCCTTCATCTTCAGCTCCCGGAGCCTTATCTGCGCTACGGCCACGACTATCGTCTTCATCCATGTCTTCCTCTTCAAAAACCCTAGCcgaaattttattattgttattctctttctctcctagcttgtattttaaatttctatttctatttctgGCTCCGCAAGCAGCACCAGCGTAATCGTTCACGACTTCATCGGCGGCGGCGATCGCATTGTTCTGACTCCGATTCCTCCGCGTTCGGGCAGGCGCGGCGGATGTCTTCCTCCGTCGAGCTCTGGCGGTCGCCGGCGAGGCTGGCTGAATGATCGGGATAACGTTTGCGTTGTCTACGAGTCGGTTTCTTCGAGTTCGGGTACGCAGCTCAGGCATGGTAAGGATGGTAGTGGCCCATGACGAAGAGGGAAACTCATGAAGGTTCCAGAATCATCGATCAGACcagattttaaagtttaaatagaAGAATTGATAGCAGAAAATCAGAAAAACGGGTTGGGTGATGAATAAATAACGAGGGAGTTAGAATCAACCCGAAATTAGGGTTTGATGAGAATGAAGTTTAGAGATCTGTGGAgggaaacaaaaatgaaaggaTTCTCTGCAGTTCTAGATTTCAAGTACAGATACGGAGAAACATGGATAGAgatttgttattcatttttcctaatttttaaaatataagcatTTTATAGGCGTTGCATTTCATTAGATTGCCACTTATGTGGCAAAGATGGTTAcacttaatattaataataataatgatatgtaattatattctcgtcaaataataataataataataataataataataataataatatgtggatattgttttatttttattttagaagtcTTATTTGTCTGATTGTAAGTGTTGTATTCTGTATTGAGAGAGTTGGAAAGCGGTCTAGTTTACTACCCTTTtgtcaatttaatttcaaaacttgGAAAATAATGCAGTAAACATTTATAGTTGGTTTGGTGTAACAGGATATAacttactaaaaataataatatattcttcACATATATTTggagtttttttctttaatttttgtaatgttttccatacaataatgtaattttgagaagaaaatgtaGTTTATTCTTTAGTTGGCAAACCTGAATTGATTATAACTATATCTCCGGCAACCGTAATTGTTATAGAATcgaatttaaaaattgaaaagttaataaataagtgattttcatgaataatacataaattttgTGTGAATCTT
This DNA window, taken from Vigna radiata var. radiata cultivar VC1973A chromosome 5, Vradiata_ver6, whole genome shotgun sequence, encodes the following:
- the LOC106762351 gene encoding casein kinase 1-like protein HD16 encodes the protein MPELRTRTRRNRLVDNANVIPIIQPASPATARARRRKTSAAPARTRRNRSQNNAIAAADEVVNDYAGAACGARNRNRNLKYKLGEKENNNNKISARVFEEEDMDEDDSRGRSADKAPGAEDEGSTAPLPEKVQVGGSPLYRIERKLGKGGFGQVYVGRRIGVTNSSERTGAGAVEVALKFEHRSSKGCNYGPPYEWQVYNALGGSHGVPRVHFKGRQGDYYIMVMDMLGPSLWDVWNNNSHTMSTEMVACIAIEAISILEKMHSRGYVHGDVKPENFLLGPPGTPDEKKLFLVDLGLATRWRDNSTGLHVEYDQRPDVFRGTVRYASVHAHLGRTGSRRDDLESLAYTLVFLLRGRLPWQGYQGENKGFLVCKKKMATSPETLCCFCPQPFRQFVEYVVNLKFDEEPNYAKYISLFDGIVGPNPDIRPINTEGAQKLICQVGHKRGRLTMEDDDDEQPKKKVRMGMPATQWISVYNARRPMKQRYHYNVADVRLAQHIDKGNEDGLFISSVASCTNLWALIMDAGTGFTAQVYELSSCFLHKEWIMEQWENNYYISAIAGAHNGCSLVVMSKGTQYVQQSYKVSDSFPFKWINKKWREGFYVTAMATAGTRWAIVMSRGAGYSDQVVELDFLYPSEGIHRRWDNGYRITSTAATRDQAAFVLSVPRRKPTDETQETLRTSAFPSAHVKDKWAKNLYIASICYGRTVS